A genome region from Eurosta solidaginis isolate ZX-2024a chromosome 2, ASM4086904v1, whole genome shotgun sequence includes the following:
- the LOC137241469 gene encoding uncharacterized protein: protein MYSLIYLAILFVILSCHLSHTKAQFRMTNSEIIDITERPHAVAIYGNSYYMCDGSLVTLKSVVTVASCVSEMQKSELEVLGGVTDRMNRDSRNAQTRKVEENICADGYTRESECMNIAVLKLEGHFKHTKTVYPVKLCGSDLKTGDLMQVIGWVGCLLQSTILYVKRKDECQHLLVNSKKSLAATAVCATFGGENRGYGLSGAGAIVGNKLCAVSYNNINDWTIPGVFTDLTHQNIKTFLDNNINFDDAITTLSFIILENERNGEEALHRKILRDHSNPLDVPESAFVSSYRVSKEAFIMLLNIAAPHIKHTSLPTTLQMAATLRFLAEGGFQKAVGKDSYIAMGRSTVSKVLKEVLRILEKYLCPRWIKLRMTESELTQSKQYFQQHFGIPGVIGCIDGTHIQITKPNKDHSIFYNRKGYFSMNAMIICDYNMVIRSVDGRHPGSSHDALIWSVSKANDSFQRRYENRERGSWLLGDAGYPLQPFLLTPFRNPQAYTAEHTFNQKHCSGRNIVERTIGVLKSRFRCLARTLQYQPEKVIQIINVCCALHNICIHYKVQEIVDVDIENQEDALAEEIFNDSILYDEAALIRENKTSHLHRNS, encoded by the exons ATGTATTCACTCATTTATTTGGCAATCCTGTTTGTAATTCTAAGCTGCCATTTATCCCATACGAAAGCGCAATTTCGGATGACAAATAGCGAAATTATAGACATAACGGAGCGCCCACATGCGGTTGCTATCTATGGTAATTCCTATTATATGTGCGATGGATCGTTAGTCACCTTGAAATCGGTGGTTACAGTAGCGTCCTGCGTAAGCGAGATGCAAAAGAGCGAACTCGAGGTTTTAGGTGGTGTAACCGATAGAATGAACAGAGACTCAAGAAATGCGCAAACACGCAAAGTGGAGGAAAACATTTGTGCTGATGGTTATACTAGAGAATCAGAATGCATGAATATAGCTGTGCTTAAATTGGAAGGACATTTTAAACATACGAAGACAGTATATCCAGTAAAATTGTGCGGTTCCGATTTAAAAACGGGCGATTTAATGCAAGTTATTGGATGGGTTGGTTGTTTGCTCCAAAGTACTATATTATATGTAAAACGAAAGGATGAATGCCAGCATCTATTGGTCAATTCGAAGAAAAGTCTAGCAGCAACAGCGGTTTGTGCTACATTTGGTGGAGAAAATCGGGGTTACGGACTTAGTGGAGCGGGGGCAATTGTGGGAAACAAACTTTGTGCGGTGTCATACAATAATATTAATGATTGGACAATTCCGGGTGTATTTACAGATTTAACACATCAGAATATTAAAACCTTTTTAGATAACAATATAAATTTTGATGA tgcTATAACAACGCTTTCGTTTATTATTTTGGAAAATGAGAGAAATGGAGAAGAAGCTCTTCATAGAAAGATACTCCGTGACCACTCAAATCCATTAGATGTGCCGGAATCTGC TTTTGTGTCCAGCTATCGTGTTAGCAAAGAAGCATTCATTATGCTCTTAAATATTGCTGCGCCACATATAAAGCACACTTCGCTTCCAACGACACTGCAAATGGCTGCAACATTGCGATTTTTAGCCGAAGGTGGCTTCCAAAAAGCTGTGGGTAAGGATAGCTACATCGCTATGGGGCGAAGCACGGTATCAAAGGTGTTAAAAGAAGTGCTGCGTATTTTGGAAAAATACTTGTGTCCCCGGTGGATTAAGTTGCGAATGACAGAAAGCGAACTGACTCAATCGAAGCAATATTTTCAGCAACACTTTGGGATTCCTGGAGTAATTGGCTGCATAGACGGGACgcacatacaaataactaaaCCTAATAAAGATCACAGCATATTTTATAACCGTAAGGGTTATTTTAGCATGAATGCAATGATT atatgtgattacaatatggttATTAGAAGTGTTGATGGTCGTCACCCTGGGTCAAGTCACGATGCTTTGATATGGAGTGTAAGTAAAGCAAATGACTCCTTCCAACGCCGTTATGAGAATAGAGAACGTGGTTCTTGGCTTTTGGGTGATGCCGGATATCCACTTCAGCCATTTCTGCTAACACCGTTCAGAAATCCACAAGCTTACACAGCAGAGCATACGTTTAACCAAAAACATTGTTCAGGACGCAATATAGTTGAAAGAACTATAGGGGTGTTAAAAAGCCGATTTAGATGTTTAGCTCGTACTCTTCAATACCAACCGGAAAAGGTTATACAAATAATTAATGTTTGTTGTGCTTTACACAACATTTGTATACACTACAAAGTCCAGGAAATCGTAGATGTTGACATAGAAAATCAGGAAGATGCTCTTGCCGAAGAAATATTTAACGATTCTATACTTTATGACGAAGCTGCATTAATTAGAGAAAACAAAACCAGTCACCTTCATAGAAATTCGTGA